The following is a genomic window from Campylobacter lari subsp. lari.
CTTTAGAAATATCCCAACTCGATAAATCCTGATTAAAATTTTCACAACCTTCAAACATTGAAGCCATGCTTTTTACATTTGAAACATCCCAATATTTTAATCCTTTAAAATCACTTCTTGTAGAATTTTTAAATAATTCACTCATATCTGTGATAAAGCGGGTATCTATATCTTTTAAATTAATTTCATCTTCAATCAATTCTTTTAATTCATCTTTTGTTTTTGGGTGATAATTTTTCAGATATAAAAATTTAGTATAAATATAATATAAAAATCCTATACTTGCAAAAATTGCTGTGATTATAAATATAATATCAACTATATAATCAAAAATAACAATAATAACTTTAACTATATTAA
Proteins encoded in this region:
- a CDS encoding BspA family leucine-rich repeat surface protein, translating into MIWTIVGIMIFILLLLAFWELWLGLALFILIPTLIIGAIIGIGLLIYYNIDVIIIIFFNIVKVIIVIFDYIVDIIFIITAIFASIGFLYYIYTKFLYLKNYHPKTKDELKELIEDEINLKDIDTRFITDMSELFKNSTRSDFKGLKYWDVSNVKSMASMFEGCENFNQDLSSWDISKVKNMDFMFENCVNFNQDLSNWDTSKVDYMHKMFRNCHKLDKSIAQKWKLDQDYLF